The genomic DNA GATAGCCGCCCTGGTCCGGGTAACCACCCTGGTCGGGGTAGCCACCGCGCTCGCCGCCGTATCCACCGCGCTGCGGGGGGTAGCCGCCCTGATCCTGCGGGGGGTAGCCGCCTTGATCCGGCGGGTGCTGCCCGCCGCGGGGGTCATCCTGCGGGTGGCCATAACGGTCGTCGTAATAGTCGTCGCCGGGCCGCCCTTGTCCCTGGCCGCCGCGGTAATTCGGGTTATCGGTCATAGGTGGTTCTCCTGATTCTGCGGTGAACGCATGGTCGCCCCGGGCTCGCGCGGATTCGCCAGCGTTCGAATCGGGGTTAACCGCGCCATGTGCGCGGAACTGTCCGGTGTGCAAGTTCGGTGATTGCTCGAATCTAACGACCACATCACCATACGTTTGCCACCCCTGGTCACGAATGAATCCCCCCAGATGTTTGGCGAACGCCGACGAGGTCAGGTCAGTATCGGCGCTCACCTTCTGATAGTCAGTGCCACTGAGCGTAATTACGTAGTCGTTCGGTGCCAAAACTTGTCCACCGGCCACGGTACGGGCCCGGGACTCGGCTTCCCGGCACAACGCCGTCTCTACTTCCTGGGGCACTATCGAGCCGCCGAAGACCCGGGCGAACGCATCGCCGACGGTCGACTCGAGTTTGCGTTCGATGCGGTCGACCAGACCCATGTCACCGCCCGCCTTTTCTCGTTGTCGTACGTCGCCTCGGCACGGCCACCCGTGCTCCCGCGTGTCGCTCTGGCCACACTGCTCACAAGCATGGTATCGGCCTGGTGCCGTAATGCGGGACCAACAGAACTCTGAGAATCCGATTGATGCAGGTCAGTGACCTGATCTAGATGAGGTTAAGGATTGCCTGACAGTCTGAGGCCGCCCGATCGGCCCGCTGATCGGGCGGTTTGGGAACGGCGCGCTCACAGTGTTACGCTCCCTCGGTCATTCGGGCGAGTGGCGGAATGGCAGACGCGCTGGCTTCAGGTGCCAGTGTCCTTCGGGACGTGGGGGTTCAAGTCCCCCTTCGCCCACAGAGAGCGGTTCGACGAACTGCGACACCAAAGGCCGTGAACTCAGTTGAGTTCACGGCCTTTGTGTTTGGCCCGGCGCGGCACCCGTAGCTGGTACTGAGGCCTCAGGACGACCGAGATCACCTCGGCGACGAATAGTGCGCCCAGGATGATGGCCAGCATCTCGGTGCGACTGGTCAGGTATGGCGGATCCGCTGTGGGTCTCACGCCACCGTCGTGTAAAGCCACTTGGACGTTCGATGATCGAAGGCCATACGCAGGGCGGTCCCAGTTGAGTGGTGGGCCGCAGTCTGAGCCATGGCGCTGATTAGGTCTTCCGCCAAAATTTCGAGTTCGGCCGAATTCTCGACAACGGCGGCCCACTGACTGGAATCGAGATGCGACCGGCATGCCGCGATCAGGACGCCTGGAGAGGAATCCACCTCGCGTACCTCAACTTCGGTTGAGTAGCCGTGCGAGATGACGCCTTGATGCACTCGATCGCAGTGACAGCCGCGGTCCCGGCACACGAGCGGTGCCACGACGATCTCTCCTTGTATGGCTGACCAAGTGTCATCGGTTTGGCGCGGCGGCGTCGGCCTCTTGGCGACAAGAACTTTCATCTGCATTGGATCATTCGATGAGGTCGTCGGTTGGCGGTCGTAGTCCGTCATTGCTGAAGGCGGGCAGCAGGTGGGTGAAGGCGGGGAACAGGTGTGTCGGATCTCCATCCCAGGGTAGTTGGGACAACTGTCGGAGACTGCGTCGTCCGCCGAAGGATCGGAGGGCTTCGAAATCAGAGATATCGAGGGCGATCTGACCATGCGCGGTGTGCGGTTGGCCGAGTTGGACGGTACCAACGGCCGGGGTGGTCAATAGGAGCGCTGGCAGCTTCCCTTGTCGGATGAATTGGTCGCCCATGGCCGTGACGAATGCGAGTGCAGCGTTGAACGCGAGATCGCCTGTGCGCGAACCCGGCTCGCCCAGAGCACCGCGGATGTCGTGCTCATGGGTCAGGGTATCGAAAACCAGCTGGCACGCGGACGCTTCGGGGGCCATGGTGAGGGTCGATGTCACCGAGTCGATGGCCTGCTGCCATTGGTCGAGTAGTTCGTCGATGCTGTGTCCATCGAGACGGTCGACCTGCGCTTGCGTCCAGGAGTCGGCGGCCTTGTTTTCCAAGTTGAGTGACACGATGTCGTGGGCGACGCCGGTCAGATGTGCGACGGTCTGGCGGACGGTCCAGGCGGGACATGCCGGCACCGGCAGTGGAGCGACGTCGGCGCGGCCGCGGAGCAGTGCATCGATACGTTTGTAGACGAGGCGGTAGGCCGATGCGGCGGCGGGGATCGGCAGCAGCTGGGGCGTGCGGCCGCGTTGTGCCCTGCCGTCGTCGCGTATCCCATTGTTCGGGTCCACAGGTAGCGACCCTACACATAACTTAAGAAAAATAAGAGAAATTTAAGGTAACTCTAAGGTTCATGCTTCGCAGCTACTTGCGCGCCAACAGCTCCAACAGATAGTTGCCGTATCCGGATTTGGGCAGTTCTTTGGCGCGCGCGGCCAGTTGGGCGTCGTCGATGTAGCCCTCCCGCCACGCGATCTCCTCGGGGACACCGATTTTGAGCCCCTGGCGGCGTTCGATGGTGCGGACGTAGTCACTGGCGTCCAACAACGAGTCGAAGGTGCCGGTGTCCAGCCACGCGGTGCCGCGGGCCAATACCTCGACGGAGAGCCGGCCCTGGCTCAGGTAGGTCTGATTGATCCCGGTGATCTCGTATTCGCCGCGGGCTGATTTATGGAGCGATCGCGCTATTTCTATGACGTCGTTGTCGTAGAAGTACAGCCCGGGCACCGCGTATTGGGATTTGGGGACGACCGGCTTCTCCTCAAGCGACAGCGCGGACCCGTCCGAGTCGAATTCGACGACGCCGTAGGCCGTCGGGTTCGCCACCCAGTACGCGAATATCGCTCCACCGCTGACGTTTTGGAACCGCCGCAGGCTCGTTCCCAGACCAGGGCCGTAGAAGACGTTGTCGCCCAACACAAGTGCCACTGAATCGGTGCCGATGTGCTCGGCACCGATGATGAATGCCTGAGCCAGGCCCTCGGGCTGTTGTTGGACTGCGTAGGTCAGGTTCACCCCGAAGGCCGAGCCGTCACCCAGAAGCCGTTGGAACGCTGGGGCATCGACCGGTGTGGTGATCACCAGGATGTCGCGAATGCCGGCCATGATCAGGGTGGACAGCGGGTAATAGATGAGCGGCTTGTCGTACACCGGCAGCAGCTGCTTGCTGACGCCCGTCGTGATCGGATGAAGTCGTGTGCCGGAACCGCCGGCGAGGATGATTCCGCGCACGTTCGCCTACACCCCGACGGGGTTCACTCGCTTGTCATGGCCCAACACGCCCGTCACCATAGCGTGCGCGTCCGCGTGGGTTCGACGAATTGAGCTGCCTCAGCGCAGTACATGGGACGTCATCGACAACGACCCGTAGGTGTAGCCGGTGACCAGGGTGTCTACCGACCCACCGGAATCTGCTGCGGCACCGGCAAGCCCGGCGAAGTACAGCATCGGGATGAAGTGGTCCGGGGTGGGAACGGCGGCCGCGTAGTCCGGATGTGCCTCGAGATTGAGGACACCGGCGGGGGAGTGGGTGAGTTGTTCTCGTGCGGCGTCGTCGAACCGCTCGGCCCAGGCGAAGCCGTCCGAGGGACGGGCGGGGTCCATGCCGGCGAGGTTGTGCACGATGTTGCCGCTGCCCACGATCAGCACGCCGCGCGCACGTAGCGGCGCCAGCTTGGCGCCGAGTTGCAGGTGGTATTCGGCCGGCTCGTTGGCGTTGATCGCCAGTTGCACAACAGGTATGGACGCGTCGGGAAAGGCGTGCACCAGCACCGACCAGGTGCCGTGGTCGATGCCCCAGCTGTCCACATCGGCACCCACCCAGGTCGGCTTCACCACGTCGCTGACCTCCTCGGCCAGCTCCGGCAACCCCGGGGCCGGGTACTGGACCTCGAACAGCTCACGCGGGAATCCGTAGAAGTCGTGGATGGTGCGCGGACGCGCCATCGCCGTGACCGCGGTCGCATTGATGTACCAGTGCGCACTGATCACCAGGATTGCCCGGGGCC from Mycobacterium sp. DL440 includes the following:
- a CDS encoding maleylpyruvate isomerase family mycothiol-dependent enzyme yields the protein MDPNNGIRDDGRAQRGRTPQLLPIPAAASAYRLVYKRIDALLRGRADVAPLPVPACPAWTVRQTVAHLTGVAHDIVSLNLENKAADSWTQAQVDRLDGHSIDELLDQWQQAIDSVTSTLTMAPEASACQLVFDTLTHEHDIRGALGEPGSRTGDLAFNAALAFVTAMGDQFIRQGKLPALLLTTPAVGTVQLGQPHTAHGQIALDISDFEALRSFGGRRSLRQLSQLPWDGDPTHLFPAFTHLLPAFSNDGLRPPTDDLIE
- the rfbA gene encoding glucose-1-phosphate thymidylyltransferase RfbA, encoding MRGIILAGGSGTRLHPITTGVSKQLLPVYDKPLIYYPLSTLIMAGIRDILVITTPVDAPAFQRLLGDGSAFGVNLTYAVQQQPEGLAQAFIIGAEHIGTDSVALVLGDNVFYGPGLGTSLRRFQNVSGGAIFAYWVANPTAYGVVEFDSDGSALSLEEKPVVPKSQYAVPGLYFYDNDVIEIARSLHKSARGEYEITGINQTYLSQGRLSVEVLARGTAWLDTGTFDSLLDASDYVRTIERRQGLKIGVPEEIAWREGYIDDAQLAARAKELPKSGYGNYLLELLARK
- the ygiD gene encoding 4,5-DOPA dioxygenase extradiol, which produces MPAAFIGHGSPMNAIESNRFTAAWRRFGQTAPRPRAILVISAHWYINATAVTAMARPRTIHDFYGFPRELFEVQYPAPGLPELAEEVSDVVKPTWVGADVDSWGIDHGTWSVLVHAFPDASIPVVQLAINANEPAEYHLQLGAKLAPLRARGVLIVGSGNIVHNLAGMDPARPSDGFAWAERFDDAAREQLTHSPAGVLNLEAHPDYAAAVPTPDHFIPMLYFAGLAGAAADSGGSVDTLVTGYTYGSLSMTSHVLR